A stretch of the Capsicum annuum cultivar UCD-10X-F1 chromosome 8, UCD10Xv1.1, whole genome shotgun sequence genome encodes the following:
- the LOC107852344 gene encoding probable boron transporter 7 — protein sequence MEKPKTPFKGVIDDAKGRITCYKRDWLNSYSTGVRILAPTAYIFFASALPVIAFGEQLSRETDGALSTVETLASTAICGIIHSIFGGQPLLILGVAEPTIIMYTYLYTFVKGRPDMGPKLFVAWAGWVCVWTALMLFLLAIFNVCNIIPRFTRLAGELFSMLITILFLQEAIKGVVSEFTTPKGENPEREEFHFQWLYVNGLLAVIFSFGVLLASIKSRGARSWRYGTGWMRSFIADYGVPLMVVLWTAMSFAVPGKVPSDVPRRLFCPLPWEAKSLYHWTVIKDMVRVPVFYIFAAAIPALMIAGLYFFDHSVASQMAQQKEFNLKNPSAYHYDLFLLGVMTLICGLLGIPPSNGVLPQSPMHTRSLAVLKKQLIRKKMVKTAKEGIKQNATKSELYVKMHSVFVEMDATSKRTADKELENLKAAVLKHDDGENGTDEKFDPEKHIDAHLPVRVNEQRVSNFLQSLLVGCTVFAIPVIRRIPTSVLWGYFAYMAIDSLPGNQFWERLLLLFIPSGRRFKVFEGHHASYVELVPFKYIVKFTVLQLLYFLICFGVTWIPVAGILFPLLFFLLIAIREHVLPKFFPPEYLKELDAAEYEEIAGVPKERERVDEENDDDFSDAEILDEMTTRRGELKHRSVSFTERQHQVYPHEAS from the exons ATGGAAAAACCGAAGACTCCCTTCAAGGGAGTCATTGATGATGCTAAAGGAAGGATAACATGTTATAAACGTGATTGGCTCAACTCATATAGTACAGGCGTGAG GATACTGGCTCCAACAGCATACATTTTCTTTGCTTCTGCTCTTCCTGTTATTGCATTCGGGGAGCAATTGAGTAGAGAAACAG ATGGGGCTTTGAGCACAGTTGAAACTCTTGCTTCTACTGCTATCTGTGGAATCATCCATTCAATTTTCGGTGGACAGCCTCTGTTGATCTTAGGAGTTGCAGAGCCAACCATCATCATGTACACCTACTTGTACACATTTGTGAAGGGTAGACCAGACATGGGGCCAAAGCTGTTTGTCGCCTGGGCAGGATG GGTTTGTGTCTGGACTGCGTTGATGCTGTTTCTTCTTGCTATATTCAACGTGTGCAATATCATCCCTAGGTTTACGAGGCTTGCAGGAGAACTCTTTAGCATGTTAATCACAATTCTTTTCCTCCAAGAGGCTATTAAG GGAGTAGTGAGTGAATTTACAACTCCAAAAGGTGAAAATCCGGAACGAGAGGAGTTCCACTTTCAATGGCTCTATGTGAATGGGTTACTGGCAGTTATTTTCTCGTTTGGTGTTCTTTTAGCTTCTATTAAAAGTAGAGGAGCTAGATCATGGCGTTATGGTACAG GTTGGATGCGAAGTTTTATAGCCGATTATGGGGTTCCCCTTATGGTTGTGTTGTGGACAGCAATGTCTTTTGCTGTGCCTGGAAAAGTTCCCTCTGACGTTCCTCGAAGGCTGTTTTGTCCTCTCCCTTGGGAGGCTAAATCATTATACCACTGGACTGTGATCAAG GATATGGTAAGGGTCCCAGTGTTCTATATCTTTGCCGCGGCCATTCCAGCTCTGATGATAGCTGGTCTATACTTTTTCGATCACAGTGTAGCTTCACAGATGGCACAACAGAAGGAGTTCAATCTTAAAAACCCATCTGCTTACCATTATGATTTGTTTTTGCTTGGAGTCATG ACTTTGATATGCGGATTACTTGGAATTCCCCCTTCAAATGGGGTACTTCCACAATCACCAATGCATACAAGGAGCCTTGCTGTTCTCAAGAAACAG TTAATTCGGAAGAAAATGGTGAAGACTGCGAAGGAAGGTATTAAGCAGAATGCGACAAAATCAGAGCTATATGTAAAGATGCACTCCGTCTTCGTTGAGATGGATGCTACATCAAAG CGTACAGCAGATAAGGAATTGGAGAACTTGAAGGCTGCTGTATTGAAACATGACGATGGAGAAAATGGGACAGACGAAAAATTTGACCCTGAGAAGCACATTGATGCCCACTTGCCTGTTCGAGTAAATGAGCAAAGAGTTAGCAATTTTTTGCAATCTCTACTTGTGGGATGTACTGTGTTTGCTATACCTGTGATCCGGAGAATACCCACCTCAGTTCTTTGGGGATATTTTGCCTACATGGCCATTGACAGTCTCCCTGGTAATCAATTCTGGGAGAGGCTGCTGCTGCTTTTTATTCCTTCTGGTAGAAGATTCAA GGTCTTTGAAGGGCACCACGCCTCCTATGTTGAGTTGGTCCCATTCAAATACATTGTAAAGTTTACAGTGCTCCAGCTCCTGTATTTCTTAATTTGCTTTGGAGTAACATGGATACCTGTCGCTGGAATACTATTCCCTTTGCTTTTCTTCCTTCTCATAGCTATTAGAGAACATGTTCTTCCCAAGTTTTTCCCACCTGAGTATCTTAAGGAATTAGATGCAGCTGAGTACGAAGAAATTGCTGGTGTTCCAAAG gagagagagagagttgatgaagaaaatgatgatgattTCTCTGACGCTGAGATATTAGATGAGATGACAACACGCAGAGGTGAACTAAAACACAGATCTGTCAGCTTCACCGAAAGGCAGCATCAG GTATACCCGCATGAGGCTTCTTGA